From one Phocaeicola salanitronis DSM 18170 genomic stretch:
- a CDS encoding 5-formyltetrahydrofolate cyclo-ligase, with the protein MQTKAQIRAEITRKKKQHTQEELGLLSAQVWNQLENHPLFQSARTVLLYYSLPDEVQTHAFVEKWSKKKTIILPVVKGNELELREYTGKANLKPGNFHIEEPVGKAITNPDAINLALIPGVSFDRQGNRLGRGKGYYDRLLQKDSLYKIGICFQFQLRETPLPADDWDKPMDEVWTENGRMY; encoded by the coding sequence ATGCAAACCAAAGCGCAAATCCGGGCAGAAATAACCCGAAAGAAAAAACAACATACACAGGAAGAACTCGGACTGCTCTCTGCCCAAGTATGGAACCAGCTGGAAAATCACCCCCTTTTCCAGTCTGCCCGTACGGTATTGCTCTATTATTCCCTGCCCGATGAAGTACAGACTCACGCATTCGTAGAGAAATGGAGCAAAAAGAAAACAATCATTCTTCCCGTTGTAAAAGGAAACGAACTCGAACTACGGGAATATACCGGAAAAGCCAACTTGAAACCGGGGAATTTCCATATCGAAGAACCTGTGGGAAAAGCGATAACCAATCCGGATGCGATAAACCTTGCCCTTATCCCCGGCGTTTCGTTCGACCGCCAAGGAAATCGGTTGGGACGGGGCAAAGGATATTACGACCGCCTCTTGCAAAAAGACTCTCTATACAAAATAGGTATATGCTTCCAGTTCCAACTTCGTGAAACACCGCTTCCTGCCGATGATTGGGATAAGCCCATGGACGAAGTATGGACCGAAAACGGAAGAATGTACTGA